A region from the Mycolicibacterium litorale genome encodes:
- the nrfD gene encoding NrfD/PsrC family molybdoenzyme membrane anchor subunit, whose amino-acid sequence MKEQLNVPRAEFQSYYGRQILKTPVWNWMIAAYLFAGGLSAGSALLGAGADLTGRPQLRKVSRVGSLVSLVASMYFLIGDLGRPERFHHMLRVAKPSSPMSMGTWILGAYGPGAGVAAVAELMPARMRRTRPGRLLAAAARPAGLEAAAVAPGVASYTAVLLSHTAVPAWHDAHPYLPFVFTGSAAASGGGLGMLLAPMAESGPARRMAVAGAALEVAASRTMERRIGFVGQAYTSGRAHRLRQWSEILTVGGAAGAVLGRHRAVVAVSGAALLAGSALQRFGVFEAGVESTKDPKYVVVPQRARLAAGEQARGDAPGTQFPRFTATVRRARTAAARTLTRTR is encoded by the coding sequence ATGAAAGAGCAGCTGAACGTCCCGCGCGCGGAGTTCCAGTCCTACTACGGACGTCAGATCCTCAAGACGCCGGTGTGGAACTGGATGATCGCGGCGTACCTGTTCGCCGGCGGGCTGTCGGCCGGGTCGGCGCTGCTTGGCGCGGGGGCCGACCTGACGGGCCGGCCTCAGCTGCGCAAGGTGTCGCGGGTCGGATCGCTGGTGAGTCTGGTGGCGAGCATGTACTTCCTGATCGGCGACCTCGGTCGGCCCGAGCGGTTCCACCACATGCTGCGGGTGGCCAAACCGAGTTCGCCGATGAGCATGGGCACGTGGATCCTCGGCGCCTACGGTCCGGGAGCCGGAGTGGCCGCGGTCGCGGAGCTGATGCCCGCCCGCATGCGCCGGACCCGGCCGGGGCGGCTGCTGGCCGCGGCGGCCCGGCCTGCGGGGCTCGAAGCGGCCGCGGTCGCGCCGGGGGTGGCGTCCTACACCGCGGTGCTGTTGTCGCACACCGCGGTTCCCGCCTGGCACGACGCGCACCCCTACCTGCCGTTCGTCTTCACCGGGTCGGCGGCGGCCAGCGGCGGCGGGCTGGGCATGCTGCTGGCTCCGATGGCGGAGTCGGGCCCGGCGCGACGGATGGCGGTCGCGGGCGCGGCACTCGAGGTGGCGGCGTCGCGGACGATGGAGCGCCGGATCGGGTTCGTCGGGCAGGCCTACACCAGCGGCCGGGCGCACCGGTTGCGGCAGTGGTCGGAGATCCTCACGGTCGGCGGGGCCGCCGGAGCGGTGCTCGGCCGCCACCGGGCGGTGGTCGCCGTGTCCGGCGCGGCGCTGCTCGCCGGTAGCGCACTGCAGCGGTTCGGGGTGTTCGAGGCCGGTGTCGAGTCGACGAAGGACCCGAAATACGTCGTGGTGCCGCAACGTGCGCGGCTCGCCGCCGGTGAGCAGGCGCGCGGCGACGCACCGGGGACGCAGTTCCCCCGGTTCACCGCGACCGTGCGGCGGGCGCGTACCGCAGCGGCCCGCACCCTGACGCGGACGCGCTGA